Proteins encoded together in one Pontiella desulfatans window:
- a CDS encoding helix-turn-helix domain-containing protein: protein MNRNEKAWSCYLPHSPEAEEWGLFILDAGYTVIPPNTPYPPGQHPDDHMSVTSGRTLDSYTLVYITRGGGTFESRSGGAHTINEGDLFMVHPDEWHCYQPDPATGWDEYWVEFDGEQARRIMGHDEFSLKKPVHSIGADDQILRLFIEIAEATQTQSPGFEHIIATQASQIVARILARLRYSSAEARETETLIRQARLHILKNAEQSIDFPELAGELGISYSAFRHRFKQITGLPPGQYQIQIRLNKARRLLRNSPLSVADIAAQLGFESIYYFSRLFKKKTGISPLHYRTDQH from the coding sequence ATGAACAGAAACGAAAAAGCTTGGTCCTGCTACCTTCCGCATTCGCCCGAAGCGGAGGAATGGGGATTGTTTATCCTGGATGCCGGCTACACGGTCATTCCGCCCAACACCCCCTATCCGCCCGGACAGCACCCCGATGATCACATGTCGGTGACCAGCGGCCGCACGCTCGACAGCTATACGCTCGTCTACATCACCCGTGGCGGCGGCACCTTTGAATCGCGCTCTGGAGGCGCACACACGATCAACGAAGGCGATCTGTTTATGGTGCATCCCGACGAATGGCACTGTTACCAGCCCGATCCGGCAACGGGCTGGGATGAATACTGGGTGGAATTTGACGGCGAACAGGCGCGACGCATCATGGGTCACGACGAGTTTTCGCTAAAGAAGCCGGTGCACTCCATCGGCGCCGACGACCAGATCCTGCGGCTGTTCATCGAGATAGCCGAAGCCACACAAACCCAGTCGCCCGGATTCGAGCATATTATCGCCACGCAAGCCTCGCAGATTGTTGCCCGCATCCTGGCGCGCCTGCGCTACAGCAGCGCTGAAGCGCGCGAAACGGAAACCCTCATCCGCCAAGCCCGTTTACATATTTTGAAAAACGCCGAACAGTCGATTGACTTCCCGGAACTCGCCGGCGAACTCGGCATCAGCTATTCCGCCTTCCGCCACCGCTTCAAGCAGATCACCGGCCTGCCGCCCGGGCAGTACCAGATTCAGATTCGGCTCAACAAAGCCCGTCGACTCCTGCGCAACAGTCCGCTCTCCGTCGCCGACATCGCCGCACAGCTCGGCTTCGAGTCGATCTACTACTTTTCCCGCCTCTTCAAAAAGAAAACCGGCATCTCCCCCCTGCACTACCGCACAGACCAGCATTGA
- a CDS encoding L-rhamnose/proton symporter RhaT, with the protein MVALGIFLHAVGGFAAGSFYLPLKKVREWSWESGWLVNGFFSWIIAPLVVALLTVPELFGTILSTPTAALGWTFLFGLLWGIGGLTFGLSVRYLGMSLGYGVALGFCAAFGTLVPAIYDGSIITLLTTGPGWVVLSGILVCLIGIGVCGYAGHLKESALTKEEEDKQDFHLGRGLLVAGFAGLMSACMAFAFAAGKPVAEAAAASGTAGLWVNNAVLVVVLLGGFTTNAVWCGYLLRSNGSWKDLSSKDAPLKKNYSFAALAGVTWYLQFMFYGMGSTKMGEYDFTSWTLHMSFVIMASNLWSLYLKEWKGTGRKAIGTLVFGILVIAFSTVLIGLGNYLQGAGGGH; encoded by the coding sequence ATGGTTGCGTTGGGTATATTTTTGCATGCGGTGGGCGGATTTGCGGCGGGGAGTTTTTATCTGCCGTTGAAAAAGGTTCGCGAGTGGTCGTGGGAGAGCGGCTGGCTGGTGAACGGGTTCTTTTCGTGGATCATTGCGCCGCTGGTGGTGGCGCTGCTGACGGTGCCCGAACTCTTCGGCACCATTCTAAGTACGCCGACAGCCGCACTGGGGTGGACGTTTCTGTTTGGCCTGCTTTGGGGCATCGGCGGGCTGACGTTCGGGTTGTCGGTCCGCTATCTGGGCATGTCGCTCGGCTACGGCGTGGCGCTGGGATTCTGCGCAGCCTTCGGGACGCTGGTTCCGGCGATTTATGACGGCAGCATCATCACGTTGCTTACAACCGGCCCCGGCTGGGTGGTGCTCTCCGGCATTCTGGTTTGCCTGATCGGCATAGGGGTATGCGGTTACGCGGGACATCTGAAGGAGTCCGCGTTGACGAAAGAGGAAGAGGATAAACAGGATTTCCATCTCGGACGCGGGCTGCTGGTGGCCGGATTTGCCGGGCTGATGAGCGCTTGCATGGCGTTTGCCTTCGCGGCGGGTAAGCCTGTTGCAGAAGCAGCGGCCGCATCCGGCACCGCAGGTCTTTGGGTAAACAATGCCGTTCTCGTGGTGGTGTTGCTTGGCGGCTTTACCACCAATGCGGTCTGGTGTGGATACCTCCTCCGCTCGAACGGAAGCTGGAAAGATTTATCCAGCAAGGATGCACCTCTAAAGAAAAACTACAGTTTCGCGGCGCTCGCGGGGGTCACCTGGTATCTACAGTTCATGTTCTACGGGATGGGTTCGACTAAAATGGGCGAGTATGATTTCACGAGCTGGACACTGCATATGTCGTTCGTGATCATGGCCAGCAACCTGTGGAGTCTCTATCTGAAGGAGTGGAAGGGCACCGGCCGGAAGGCCATTGGAACCCTTGTCTTCGGCATTTTGGTCATCGCCTTTTCCACGGTACTCATTGGGCTTGGTAACTATCTGCAAGGTGCAGGGGGCGGACACTAG
- a CDS encoding L-fucose/L-arabinose isomerase family protein, whose product MKAGIFSIGLDTYWPQFDGLLDNLNGYHAEIRDRIGDMGAELVDAGMVDNVEKAGAAAELFKKEDVEVIFLFISTYALSSTVLPVVQKTKVPVVMLNLQPVAQLDYEKFNALGDRGVMTGVWLEHCQSCSVPELACVFNRTGIDYHVVTGYLQEEEAWQEIQDWVDAANVAAGMRENRVGVLGHYYCGMLDVYSDLTQQSATFGNHFQLLEMCEVYELRKAVTDDEVATKVAELNEKFEVSAECEQAEIERAAKTSVALDKLIDKHNLGSMAYYYEGAGEYENIVTSVIAGNTLLTGRNIPVAGECEVKNVQAMKIMDLFGVGGSFSEFYLSDFVDDVVYLGHDGPAHFAISEGRVALVPLSVYHGKPGKGLSVQMTVQHGPVTILSVVTRRDGSVFLQFAEGESVPGPILQIGNTNSRYKFSIGAKGFMNDWSKGGPAHHCAIGVGHIGDKIEKLGALLGIEVSRIC is encoded by the coding sequence ATGAAGGCAGGAATTTTTTCAATCGGACTCGACACGTACTGGCCGCAGTTTGACGGATTGCTCGACAACCTGAACGGTTATCATGCCGAAATCCGCGACCGCATTGGGGACATGGGCGCGGAGCTTGTCGATGCCGGCATGGTGGACAACGTCGAAAAGGCGGGCGCGGCGGCGGAGCTCTTCAAGAAAGAGGATGTCGAGGTGATCTTCCTCTTCATTTCCACCTACGCGCTCTCGTCGACCGTGCTGCCAGTGGTGCAGAAAACCAAGGTGCCGGTGGTGATGCTCAATCTGCAGCCGGTGGCGCAACTCGATTACGAAAAGTTTAACGCACTCGGCGATCGCGGCGTCATGACCGGTGTTTGGCTCGAACACTGTCAGTCCTGCTCCGTGCCGGAGCTGGCTTGTGTTTTTAACCGGACGGGAATCGACTACCACGTCGTGACCGGCTACCTCCAGGAAGAGGAAGCGTGGCAGGAGATTCAGGATTGGGTGGACGCCGCCAACGTCGCCGCTGGGATGCGCGAAAACCGGGTCGGTGTGCTCGGCCACTACTACTGCGGCATGCTCGATGTCTATTCCGACCTGACTCAGCAGTCGGCCACCTTCGGCAATCATTTCCAACTCTTGGAAATGTGCGAGGTGTATGAGCTGCGCAAAGCGGTGACGGATGACGAAGTTGCTACAAAAGTGGCTGAGCTTAATGAGAAATTTGAAGTCTCGGCCGAGTGCGAGCAGGCTGAAATCGAGCGGGCGGCAAAGACTTCCGTTGCGCTCGATAAGCTGATCGATAAACACAACCTCGGTTCCATGGCCTATTATTATGAAGGCGCGGGCGAATATGAAAACATCGTTACTTCTGTCATTGCAGGCAACACGCTCTTAACCGGTCGCAATATTCCGGTCGCGGGCGAGTGCGAAGTGAAGAATGTGCAGGCGATGAAAATCATGGATCTGTTCGGCGTCGGCGGTTCCTTCTCCGAATTCTATCTCTCTGATTTCGTCGATGATGTCGTTTATCTCGGTCACGACGGGCCGGCGCATTTCGCGATTTCCGAAGGACGCGTCGCACTCGTTCCGTTGTCGGTCTATCACGGCAAGCCCGGCAAAGGGCTTTCGGTTCAGATGACCGTCCAGCACGGACCGGTCACAATTCTTTCCGTGGTGACGCGCCGCGACGGCTCTGTCTTTCTCCAGTTTGCGGAAGGCGAATCCGTTCCAGGGCCGATCCTGCAGATCGGCAACACCAACAGCCGCTACAAATTCAGCATTGGCGCCAAAGGCTTCATGAACGACTGGTCCAAAGGCGGGCCCGCGCACCACTGTGCGATCGGCGTGGGCCATATCGGCGACAAAATCGAAAAACTCGGCGCACTGCTCGGTATTGAAGTGAGTCGAATTTGTTGA
- a CDS encoding PEP-CTERM sorting domain-containing protein — protein sequence MKRAMIGVIMLGLAGVAHADLIFTNASGNAWSTTANWLDKTTGLPVSRVPLSTDKVTLGADGGPVLVDAAGAASHNLTLGTALTIGSAGTLSSRAVIFGSAASITNAGTLNMQLYIGVNKSSSVFDNTGDINSTTTAAALSIKEGGTFNMLDGTFDAVGLLGATGNSGFLNLHGGTMTFTDVDWFDTGAAYYGGYEIDVANDGELIVSGTNMVSYFQQAITDGHLTGVNADQVSFVGGNTIVAIPEPATIGLLGLGASTILVIRRKMIL from the coding sequence ATGAAGAGAGCAATGATAGGGGTGATCATGTTGGGGTTGGCCGGCGTAGCGCATGCCGACCTTATATTTACCAATGCAAGTGGTAACGCATGGAGCACGACTGCGAACTGGCTTGATAAGACCACTGGACTTCCGGTGAGTCGGGTTCCCTTATCCACCGACAAGGTAACTCTTGGTGCCGACGGTGGTCCGGTTCTGGTCGATGCAGCGGGTGCTGCGTCGCACAATCTTACCTTGGGGACCGCTCTTACCATTGGTAGTGCGGGGACACTTAGTTCGAGAGCTGTCATTTTTGGTAGCGCTGCTTCAATTACGAACGCTGGAACTCTTAATATGCAACTTTACATTGGTGTAAATAAATCCAGCTCCGTGTTTGATAATACGGGGGATATCAATAGTACGACAACAGCCGCAGCCTTGAGTATAAAGGAAGGTGGTACCTTCAATATGCTAGACGGAACCTTTGATGCAGTTGGATTGCTTGGTGCAACTGGCAATAGCGGTTTTCTGAACCTGCATGGCGGTACGATGACCTTCACCGATGTGGACTGGTTTGACACAGGTGCTGCCTATTACGGGGGCTACGAAATCGATGTGGCCAACGACGGTGAGTTGATTGTTTCCGGTACGAATATGGTGAGTTATTTCCAGCAAGCTATTACGGATGGGCACCTCACAGGCGTCAATGCGGACCAGGTTTCTTTTGTTGGTGGAAACACCATCGTTGCCATCCCGGAACCGGCCACGATCGGCCTGCTGGGGCTTGGCGCTTCGACCATACTCGTCATCCGCCGCAAGATGATACTCTAG
- a CDS encoding sensor histidine kinase: MKSALYIVTSALLLGCTPEQNRLEAERTATAAQLEKLPRLKIDTLIPTLGYLSKVAENQRTGDRITIAFPEPKPADTVVLVPVNFLNNKNEYVARGFPLRFKIEAQTPENETLLIADHTQSDFLCPGIAPVIFKIADPRPVKSLTLSVTKLSPGNVWFSKLPIFMLNELLVFSGEENMALNAAVDSESPFRSPFVFDPDYLVDGYSYFPPIDPATGKPFRQFTSFEAQLQLFFDLGKTQTLNGARFYPNNLNPQFLNPHSASIGFPKEILLKVSDSPSFENAVTRIISNAKHPTYVSNAPLCKKLKSITGRYVQITLKEGRKDPRRSGSPMISLSEIELLHNGINRLTGIPFETATPLKIGEIHKIKPTVLTDGKSILGTIVPQKKWLLQLARRAELEQENAELILKQERSYAQQKETVRNLLFAIPFLLISFLFLLLRNRYQHRKNTQALRERIADDLHDETGATLSSIANSAQLLAELSSGKNSDDEAELIADIIGSAERSAKETRALILFLEKNSSQGDLIDRFRNTARQMLSGFELTLDLQAEKQFNQLIPIQKWDLLLFFKEVLNNIIKHAAADAVEIRTRKKGHALHLEIRDNGKGLPLNTQPTHLAKRAKKLNAKIEVTSPETGGTTIKCTLSKGTLSRL; encoded by the coding sequence ATGAAATCCGCACTTTATATCGTAACCAGCGCATTGCTCCTGGGCTGCACCCCGGAGCAAAACCGCTTGGAGGCCGAGCGAACAGCTACCGCAGCCCAACTGGAAAAACTGCCGCGCCTTAAAATCGATACGCTCATCCCGACGCTGGGCTATCTCTCTAAAGTTGCGGAAAACCAGCGGACGGGTGATCGCATCACGATTGCGTTTCCCGAGCCGAAGCCGGCCGATACGGTTGTGCTGGTTCCGGTAAATTTCCTGAACAACAAAAACGAGTATGTCGCCCGCGGATTTCCGCTCCGCTTTAAGATCGAAGCACAAACGCCGGAAAACGAAACCCTCCTGATTGCGGATCATACGCAGTCCGATTTTCTCTGCCCGGGCATCGCTCCGGTCATTTTCAAGATCGCCGACCCGCGCCCCGTGAAAAGCCTCACGTTGAGCGTTACAAAACTGAGCCCTGGAAACGTCTGGTTTTCAAAACTGCCTATTTTCATGCTGAACGAGCTGCTGGTTTTTTCGGGCGAAGAAAACATGGCGCTCAACGCGGCGGTTGACAGCGAAAGCCCCTTTCGTTCCCCCTTCGTTTTCGACCCCGATTATCTGGTGGACGGCTATTCCTATTTCCCGCCCATTGATCCGGCGACCGGCAAACCGTTCCGCCAGTTTACTTCGTTCGAAGCGCAGCTTCAGCTTTTCTTCGATCTCGGGAAAACGCAAACCCTGAACGGGGCGCGCTTTTATCCAAATAATCTCAACCCGCAGTTTTTGAATCCACATTCGGCCAGCATCGGGTTTCCAAAAGAAATTTTGCTCAAGGTCTCTGACTCACCCTCTTTTGAAAACGCCGTCACCCGGATCATCTCAAATGCAAAGCACCCCACCTATGTAAGCAACGCTCCGCTCTGTAAAAAACTTAAATCGATCACAGGGCGCTACGTTCAAATCACACTGAAAGAAGGACGGAAAGACCCACGCAGAAGCGGATCGCCGATGATATCGCTCTCCGAAATTGAACTGCTGCACAACGGCATAAACCGGCTGACCGGAATCCCGTTCGAGACCGCCACCCCTTTAAAAATAGGTGAAATCCACAAAATAAAGCCCACGGTTTTGACCGACGGCAAATCGATTCTCGGAACAATTGTCCCGCAGAAAAAGTGGCTGCTCCAGCTCGCGCGCCGGGCGGAACTCGAACAGGAAAACGCCGAACTGATCCTCAAGCAGGAACGCAGCTATGCCCAACAAAAGGAGACGGTGCGCAACCTGCTCTTTGCCATCCCTTTTCTGCTGATTTCGTTCCTCTTTCTTCTGCTCCGAAACCGGTATCAACACCGCAAGAACACGCAGGCCCTGCGCGAACGGATTGCCGACGATTTGCACGACGAAACGGGTGCCACGCTCAGCAGCATCGCCAACTCCGCGCAACTGCTCGCCGAACTCTCCTCCGGCAAGAACAGCGACGATGAGGCCGAGCTGATCGCCGATATTATCGGAAGCGCCGAGCGCAGTGCCAAAGAGACCCGCGCACTCATCCTGTTCCTGGAAAAAAACTCAAGCCAGGGCGACCTGATCGACCGCTTCCGCAACACCGCCCGTCAAATGCTCTCCGGCTTTGAGCTGACGCTGGATTTGCAGGCGGAAAAACAGTTCAACCAACTGATTCCCATCCAGAAGTGGGATCTGCTCCTCTTCTTCAAGGAGGTACTCAACAACATTATCAAACACGCCGCCGCCGATGCGGTGGAAATCCGCACACGAAAAAAGGGACACGCGCTTCACCTTGAAATCCGTGATAATGGTAAAGGGCTGCCGCTGAACACCCAGCCGACCCATTTAGCTAAACGCGCCAAAAAACTGAACGCCAAAATTGAGGTCACTTCCCCCGAAACGGGAGGCACGACGATTAAATGCACGTTGTCGAAAGGTACGTTGTCCCGCCTTTAG
- a CDS encoding glycoside hydrolase family 2 TIM barrel-domain containing protein produces MMFSSQRAFLAVAMLFAVMASAKSAETKPEWANREVFAVNRLPSHAFAHRFPSMETARPEPNWAMPYHPDRYKMLNGNWKFNWSENPKSAPADFYKPSYSVKDWDEIPVPLPWQIAGYGELYYFNTGMAMVSHPRNGRGGETGNDLDLTNDKQVGMAKKKAATEGFVPTEFNPVGSYVTEFTVPENWNKERVILHFGGVKSAFYCWVNGKQVGYSQDSFTPAEFDITSFLKSGKNRLAVKVIRWSDGTYMENQDMLRMSGIIRDVYIYQTPMTHIADFFLIPELNDELSAGTIKLDVDLGGSSEPRTVEFELVNNQTGKSVLNKAAKSKGGKVQINASVAKPDLWHVEQPKLYTAFLTLKKGDKVEEMLRQDVGFRTFSWDEFGNMYLNGARYMIRGVNAHDTSQHTGRTLSYEEMVKDVTTMRALNINSLRMAHYPKDIRYYALCNRYGIAVADECNMESHTFDRIYADPAVEPLYRPQALFRMNNMVQRDKNQPCVIIWSYGNEQFPKNLEEIPTLTAMAEATKKTDPTRPGFAERTFQKHNDKNTHLHNIELIAPMYGGFERYPKWNESGQDRRPFFMCEYAHAMGNSMPRFQEQWHFFEANRGMNGGYIWDFADQSVLMEVEGQKGKHWTYGGDWGAFDNSGLFCNNGVVLPDRSFNGKSYQVRAVYQQVQFDPADAAGVATIKNKFGIRNLNEFDFRWALLENGKAVESAQVDFDLAPLSETEFKAPFKYKLKKGQRYDINFDVALKADEFRGKKGDFVAAGQVPLQAKAEVAAAMPKAAPKIQAKGDWLVVDMPGESQAVFNRKTGLLEQLRVKGEMLLSPESDLPGIEFNPNVCFTDDRTVWQSPNMKKDIAAGLNDFVRKNGTVSVVDAPAGMVRIKAECDYLANGHEYGFRHIAYYTILSDGTIQVDNDVRKLDLAVSSMQMRIGARLPLKKAFDRVEYAALGPYENYKTRRTSGRFGHYKADAESMKGRYVRPQESGNRGDLEWMAMQNKKGVGLMIISDETGNGSVMGHTAQEMKQVRHWSALPQSDRWILRYDAALSVLNKQPNLDFADRYPFSYTIRLLDGSEPVETRAARRVPAGVKYEISNTQALKMDGKVIELPCISEKASVEFSGLKESKYVDTLLTTQSATAAFISNKANDPWVIVDLGAAQKIRAVTILNRMDGGMKHAKNLHVWVSSDKQKWKQVFQGEEAQKDWTISVNPAKEARYVKVGLVGDRVTFSLKGIKIFGEAK; encoded by the coding sequence ATGATGTTTTCGAGTCAGAGAGCTTTTTTGGCTGTCGCTATGTTGTTTGCGGTGATGGCTTCGGCAAAATCGGCCGAAACCAAGCCGGAGTGGGCCAACCGGGAGGTGTTTGCCGTAAACCGGCTGCCGTCCCATGCGTTTGCCCACCGTTTCCCGAGTATGGAGACGGCGCGCCCCGAACCGAACTGGGCGATGCCGTATCACCCCGACCGCTATAAGATGCTGAACGGAAACTGGAAGTTTAACTGGAGCGAGAACCCGAAGTCTGCTCCCGCGGACTTTTACAAGCCCAGCTACAGCGTCAAAGACTGGGATGAGATCCCCGTTCCGTTGCCGTGGCAGATTGCCGGGTACGGCGAGCTCTATTATTTCAATACGGGCATGGCGATGGTTTCTCACCCGCGCAATGGACGCGGTGGCGAGACGGGCAACGACCTCGACTTGACCAATGACAAGCAAGTGGGTATGGCCAAAAAGAAAGCGGCGACCGAAGGGTTTGTTCCAACCGAATTCAATCCGGTCGGCAGTTATGTGACCGAGTTTACCGTGCCTGAAAACTGGAACAAAGAGCGGGTGATTCTGCACTTCGGCGGCGTGAAAAGCGCCTTTTATTGCTGGGTCAACGGCAAGCAGGTGGGCTATTCGCAGGACAGTTTCACGCCCGCAGAATTTGACATTACTTCGTTCCTGAAATCGGGTAAAAACCGTCTGGCGGTTAAAGTGATCCGTTGGAGCGACGGAACCTATATGGAAAACCAGGATATGCTCCGCATGAGCGGCATTATCCGCGATGTCTACATCTATCAGACGCCCATGACCCATATCGCGGACTTTTTCCTGATCCCGGAACTGAACGATGAGCTGAGCGCGGGAACGATCAAGCTGGACGTTGACCTGGGCGGTTCGTCTGAGCCGCGCACGGTCGAGTTTGAACTGGTCAACAATCAGACGGGCAAAAGCGTACTCAACAAAGCGGCGAAGTCAAAAGGCGGCAAAGTCCAGATCAATGCATCGGTTGCCAAGCCGGATCTCTGGCACGTAGAGCAGCCGAAACTTTACACCGCATTCCTTACCCTGAAAAAGGGGGACAAGGTCGAAGAAATGCTTCGCCAGGATGTCGGGTTCCGCACGTTTTCGTGGGATGAGTTCGGGAATATGTACCTCAACGGCGCCCGCTATATGATCCGCGGGGTGAACGCGCACGATACGAGTCAGCACACCGGCCGCACCCTCAGTTATGAAGAGATGGTGAAGGATGTCACCACCATGCGCGCGTTGAACATTAACAGCCTGCGGATGGCGCACTACCCGAAAGATATTCGCTATTACGCGCTCTGTAACCGCTACGGCATCGCGGTGGCGGATGAATGCAACATGGAGAGCCATACCTTTGACCGGATCTACGCCGATCCGGCGGTCGAGCCGCTCTATCGTCCGCAGGCCCTGTTCCGCATGAACAACATGGTTCAGCGCGACAAGAACCAGCCCTGTGTGATTATATGGTCCTACGGCAACGAGCAGTTCCCGAAAAACCTGGAAGAGATCCCGACGCTTACGGCGATGGCTGAAGCCACCAAGAAAACCGATCCGACCCGCCCGGGCTTCGCCGAGCGCACCTTCCAAAAGCACAACGACAAGAATACGCATCTCCACAATATCGAGCTCATCGCGCCGATGTACGGCGGGTTCGAGCGTTATCCAAAATGGAACGAGAGCGGGCAGGACCGGCGCCCCTTCTTTATGTGCGAATATGCGCATGCGATGGGTAACTCCATGCCGCGTTTCCAGGAGCAGTGGCACTTCTTTGAAGCCAACCGCGGTATGAACGGCGGATACATCTGGGACTTTGCGGACCAGTCGGTCTTGATGGAAGTGGAGGGCCAGAAGGGTAAGCACTGGACCTATGGCGGCGACTGGGGCGCGTTCGACAACAGCGGCCTGTTTTGTAATAACGGCGTGGTGCTTCCCGACCGTTCCTTCAACGGAAAATCGTATCAGGTTCGCGCGGTGTATCAGCAGGTCCAGTTTGATCCCGCCGATGCGGCCGGCGTAGCGACGATCAAAAACAAGTTCGGCATCCGCAACCTTAACGAGTTCGATTTCCGCTGGGCACTGCTTGAAAACGGAAAAGCGGTCGAGAGCGCGCAAGTGGACTTTGATCTGGCTCCGCTTTCGGAGACCGAGTTTAAAGCGCCATTCAAATATAAGCTCAAAAAGGGACAACGCTATGACATCAACTTCGATGTCGCGCTGAAAGCCGACGAGTTCCGCGGCAAAAAAGGCGACTTTGTGGCGGCGGGCCAGGTTCCGCTTCAGGCCAAAGCCGAGGTGGCGGCCGCTATGCCGAAGGCCGCGCCTAAGATTCAGGCCAAAGGCGACTGGCTGGTGGTCGATATGCCCGGGGAAAGCCAGGCGGTGTTCAATCGCAAAACCGGCTTGCTCGAACAGCTGCGGGTGAAAGGGGAGATGCTCCTCTCGCCCGAGTCCGATTTGCCGGGCATCGAGTTTAACCCGAACGTTTGCTTTACCGACGACCGGACCGTTTGGCAGTCGCCGAATATGAAGAAGGATATTGCCGCCGGTCTCAATGATTTCGTGCGCAAGAACGGCACGGTTAGTGTGGTCGATGCGCCCGCCGGTATGGTTCGGATCAAAGCCGAATGCGACTACTTGGCGAATGGACACGAGTACGGTTTCCGCCATATCGCCTACTATACAATCCTGTCCGACGGCACGATTCAGGTCGATAACGATGTGCGCAAGCTTGATTTGGCTGTCAGCTCCATGCAGATGCGTATCGGCGCCCGCCTGCCACTCAAGAAGGCGTTTGACCGGGTGGAATACGCGGCGCTTGGGCCGTATGAAAACTACAAGACAAGGAGGACCTCCGGGCGTTTTGGGCACTACAAAGCGGATGCCGAGTCGATGAAGGGCCGCTACGTGCGTCCGCAGGAGAGTGGAAACCGAGGCGATCTCGAATGGATGGCCATGCAAAACAAGAAAGGCGTCGGTTTGATGATTATCTCCGACGAAACGGGGAACGGTTCCGTGATGGGGCATACCGCCCAGGAGATGAAACAGGTTCGTCACTGGAGCGCGCTGCCGCAGAGCGATCGTTGGATCCTGCGATATGACGCCGCGCTCTCGGTGTTGAATAAACAGCCGAATCTCGACTTCGCTGATCGGTACCCCTTTAGCTACACGATTCGCCTGCTCGATGGCAGCGAACCGGTCGAAACCCGCGCCGCGCGCCGCGTGCCTGCCGGGGTTAAATATGAGATTTCCAACACGCAGGCGCTGAAGATGGACGGCAAAGTGATCGAGCTGCCCTGCATTTCCGAAAAGGCGAGCGTTGAGTTTAGTGGGCTCAAGGAATCAAAATATGTCGACACACTGCTGACCACCCAGAGCGCGACCGCTGCGTTCATCTCAAACAAAGCGAACGATCCGTGGGTGATTGTCGATTTGGGCGCAGCGCAAAAAATCCGTGCGGTGACGATTCTAAACCGCATGGATGGTGGAATGAAGCACGCCAAGAATTTGCACGTTTGGGTTTCCAGCGATAAGCAGAAATGGAAGCAAGTGTTCCAGGGCGAAGAGGCGCAAAAAGATTGGACGATTTCGGTGAATCCGGCGAAGGAAGCTCGCTACGTAAAAGTGGGGCTGGTAGGTGATCGGGTGACCTTTAGCCTCAAAGGCATTAAAATCTTCGGCGAAGCCAAGTAA
- a CDS encoding response regulator transcription factor, whose amino-acid sequence MIKIAIVEDNESYRKSLLKIIKLTDDMTCLGSFPSTEAYLKALKGSALKKPDILLLDLNLPGEHGLKMLPLLKETAPETDVIVLTQDSDFRTALEAFHLDAAGYLIKGASIDKIREVIRAIAEGGTYIDAQLSRVVLSVLCGHDATEKNPLSPREIQILKLLAQGFAQKEVAEKLELSYHTVCFHIRGTFKKLDVPNLTAAVAKATRQGLI is encoded by the coding sequence ATGATAAAAATAGCCATTGTAGAAGATAACGAGTCGTACCGGAAATCGCTCCTGAAAATTATTAAACTGACGGACGATATGACCTGCCTCGGAAGCTTTCCTTCCACGGAAGCCTACCTTAAAGCACTCAAAGGGTCGGCTCTCAAAAAACCCGACATTCTCTTGCTCGATCTCAATCTGCCCGGCGAGCACGGCCTCAAAATGCTTCCGCTACTTAAAGAAACGGCCCCCGAAACCGACGTCATTGTGCTGACGCAAGACAGCGATTTTCGAACCGCGCTTGAAGCGTTTCACCTCGACGCGGCGGGCTATCTGATTAAAGGCGCATCCATCGATAAAATCCGCGAAGTCATCCGAGCCATTGCCGAGGGAGGGACCTATATCGACGCCCAGCTTTCGCGCGTTGTGCTCAGCGTGTTGTGCGGCCACGATGCCACGGAAAAGAACCCGCTCTCTCCGCGCGAAATCCAAATCCTCAAACTCCTCGCGCAGGGCTTCGCTCAAAAGGAGGTGGCGGAGAAACTGGAGCTGAGCTACCACACCGTCTGCTTTCACATCCGCGGAACGTTCAAGAAACTCGACGTGCCCAACCTCACCGCCGCCGTCGCCAAAGCCACCCGCCAAGGGCTGATTTAA